The nucleotide sequence TGTTGCGCGAGCTTGCCGCTACGGGCGCGGTGTCCGGCGACGTGACGACGCTCGAGGACCTGTCGGTCCTGGCGTCTTTGCGGGCGGACGAGGAGTAAGCTTCAACGCCGGCGGAGGGGGCTCTGGCGGCTCCCCGCATAGGCGACCGCAAGGACGATCCCAAGCAGGAAGAGGAGGAACCCTGCAAGGCTCAAGGGGGCGCGGGAGGATGGCATGAGCGTTCGTGCGTTCGCGGGAACATGAACTTCTTGGATCGAGGTTCGAACCGTCGTGCCTTCGGGCGACACGCACCACGTTCGTACCGCCTGAACACCGTCGGTAGTCCCTCATCCGCTAAGCCTCGCCGCGGCGATGACAAAATGGCGAAGCCGATGGAAGTCCTGCAAGCGCTGTTCCATTGCCGTGCGTGCGGGTATTTCGAACCCGTGGAAGGTTCGCCGAAGATCGTTCCCCGGTGCTGCGGGCGCCGGATGGCCAAGCTCCTCGAGCTTTTGCCCGCCACGGCGCAAGCCTGACTAGGCGGCGGGAATCCCGGCCGCCTCGCCCTTGGCCTTGATTTTCTTCAGGCGGAAGATGTTCTCGCGCTCCATCTCCTCGAGCCGAAGCGAGATGAAGTTGCGGGTCTCCTGAAGCTCGGGGATGACCTTGAACTCGAGCGCGTTCACGCGGCGCTTGGTCTTCTCCACCTCGTCGAGGAGGCGCTTCATGGACGTTTCGAGCTCGGCGGCTTTCACGACGTCGGCCACGAGTTGCTCGTACGCCTTGGCGGCCTCGTCCACGTGGGCGCTTGTCCCAAGCATGCCGTAGCCGCGCTGGTCGGCTCGCGAGCGGACGGTCGTGCCC is from Candidatus Thermoplasmatota archaeon and encodes:
- a CDS encoding V-type ATP synthase subunit D → MAVRDVKPTRSELIELKKKINLSVKGHKLLKMKRDGLIMEFFKLLDEAKALRSRMAGNDRIAREKLAVAYAVEGSVALKSAALALVAHPEIQLARKNLMGVVVPDIKGTTVRSRADQRGYGMLGTSAHVDEAAKAYEQLVADVVKAAELETSMKRLLDEVEKTKRRVNALEFKVIPELQETRNFISLRLEEMERENIFRLKKIKAKGEAAGIPAA